In one window of Legionella fallonii LLAP-10 DNA:
- a CDS encoding helix-turn-helix transcriptional regulator produces the protein MRKTQHSTFSVAAAQFINEMSKPLHQYGLTNFMHDMTYGQGQITMLVNNKQIMQFYASNKIPMLCTDDSGRTLNDGVYLNKILEAQFRDCSILMPIMVKVAKQFGQQFGKNSVHIVIREEDCQHLYSLFFEQDEHDFLHWIVNNGQLLHDFIENYNLIAKELVLEAKSPENRIVLPNFSDIGPSAERTQPRVRIFHETMHVPIYLSPQQNRCLKLLMQGKSTKETAKVLQLSVRTVEHYFERIRELLGCRTNKEIIAMYIHQFLKN, from the coding sequence ATGAGAAAGACGCAGCATTCCACATTTTCTGTCGCAGCAGCTCAATTTATCAATGAGATGAGCAAACCGCTCCATCAATATGGCCTAACTAATTTCATGCATGACATGACCTATGGACAAGGTCAAATCACCATGTTGGTTAATAACAAACAGATTATGCAGTTTTATGCGAGCAATAAAATTCCCATGTTATGTACAGATGATTCAGGAAGAACCCTGAACGATGGTGTATACCTCAATAAAATATTGGAAGCGCAGTTTAGGGATTGCTCTATCTTGATGCCAATTATGGTTAAAGTGGCAAAGCAATTTGGTCAACAATTTGGGAAAAATTCAGTGCATATCGTTATTCGAGAAGAGGATTGCCAACACCTTTATTCATTGTTTTTTGAACAAGACGAACATGATTTTTTGCATTGGATTGTTAATAATGGCCAATTACTACATGATTTTATCGAGAATTATAATTTAATTGCAAAGGAGCTTGTTTTAGAAGCGAAGTCACCAGAAAATAGAATTGTTTTGCCTAATTTTAGTGATATCGGACCTTCTGCTGAGAGAACTCAACCTCGAGTAAGAATATTTCATGAAACAATGCATGTGCCCATTTATTTATCCCCACAACAAAATAGATGTCTTAAATTACTGATGCAAGGTAAATCTACAAAAGAAACTGCAAAAGTTCTTCAGCTTTCTGTGCGCACAGTCGAGCACTATTTTGAACGAATCCGAGAATTACTAGGATGTAGAACCAATAAAGAAATAATTGCCATGTATATCCATCAATTTCTTAAAAATTAA